The Euphorbia lathyris chromosome 8, ddEupLath1.1, whole genome shotgun sequence genome has a window encoding:
- the LOC136202088 gene encoding anthocyanidin 3-O-glucosyltransferase 6-like has protein sequence MKKKAWLVIVPWPTVGHLASAVEAANLLLEKDDQFSVNVIVLMRSSDSTLASYTDALTVTDRFRFIKIPMAEADSFDLNLTQNYKAEVKDAVSNLISTSDIPLAGFVIDMFSSPIIDVADEFGVPSYIYFTTTAVFLGLMFHLLVLSDEQKVDLSQLKDSTNDAVFDLHVLSKPLPARFLPYLVFSEEMLSSMNDNTRRCRRAKGILLNSFMELESNAIKSLSDGELPPIYPIGPVLHLESGSGSDGGVYQQEIINWLDDQPSSSVIFLCFGSIGCFDEDQVKEIASALEQCGHRFLWSLRRPPPKEKTMDYPTDYENPAEVLPAGFLDRTAQIGKIIGWAPQTAILGHPATGGFVSHCGWNSVLESLWYGVPIATWPIYSEQQVNAFELVDELGLAVEIKMDYRKESEMIVKAEIIERGIRNLMENYEIRKKVKKMSRKSKIALMDGGSSTCSLGRLIEDLMNKLT, from the coding sequence ATGAAGAAGAAAGCTTGGCTTGTAATCGTCCCCTGGCCAACCGTCGGTCATCTCGCATCTGCAGTGGAAGCAGCAAATCTTTTACTTGAGAAAGATGACCAATTCTCCGTCAATGTAATTGTATTGATGCGATCTTCCGATTCCACGCTCGCCAGCTACACTGATGCCCTCACTGTTACAGATCGTTTCCGCTTCATCAAGATACCAATGGCGGAGGCTGACTCGTTCGATCTCAATTTAACTCAAAATTACAAAGCTGAAGTCAAGGACGCTGTCTCCAACCTCATTTCCACCTCCGATATTCCTCTCGCCGGATTCGTTATCGATATGTTCTCTTCTCCGATCATAGATGTCGCCGATGAATTCGGTGTTCCTTCTTATATTTACTTTACCACAACTGCAGTTTTTCTTGGTCTTATGTTTCATTTGCTGGTACTTAGCGATGAACAAAAGGTAGATCTATCTCAATTAAAAGACTCCACCAACGACGCCGTTTTTGATCTCCATGTCTTGTCTAAGCCACTTCCGGCTAGGTTTCTGCCGTACTTGGTGTTTTCCGAGGAAATGCTTTCTTCTATGAATGATAACACTAGACGATGCAGAAGAGCTAAAGGTATCCTACTGAATTCATTCATGGAGCTTGAATCCAATGCTATTAAATCTCTTTCCGACGGTGAACTTCCTCCTATTTACCCTATCGGACCGGTTTTGCATTTGGAATCTGGATCTGGATCTGACGGCGGCGTGTATCAACAGGAAATCATAAATTGGCTTGACGATCAGCCATCGTCATCGGTGATATTCCTCTGCTTTGGCAGCATAGGATGTTTCGATGAGGATCAGGTGAAAGAAATAGCATCTGCATTGGAACAGTGCGGGCACCGATTCTTATGGTCTCTCCGCCGTCCACCGCCGAAGGAAAAGACGATGGATTACCCAACTGATTACGAGAACCCGGCGGAAGTTTTACCCGCGGGATTTCTGGATCGTACGGCGCAGATTGGGAAGATAATAGGGTGGGCTCCACAAACTGCAATCCTAGGCCATCCTGCAACGGGAGGGTTTGTATCGCATTGTGGGTGGAATTCCGTACTGGAGAGCCTATGGTACGGTGTTCCGATTGCCACGTGGCCGATATATTCCGAGCAACAGGTAAATGCGTTTGAATTAGTGGACGAGTTAGGATTAGCGGTGGAGATTAAAATGGATTATAGAAAGGAAAGTGAAATGATAGTGAAAGCTGAAATCATAGAAAGAGGAATAAGAAATTTGATGGAAAATTATGAAATCAGAAAGAAAGTGAAAAAGATGAGTAGAAAGAGTAAGATTGCTTTGATGGATGGTGGATCTTCAACGTGTTCGTTGGGTCGTTTGATTGAGGATTTGATGAATAAATTGACTTGA